The genomic segment GCACCCAGTCCGGCAAGCGAAAGAAGCAAAGCCATAACCAGGGATATGGGCATCTTTTTTCGCAAAAAAACAACCACTATCACCGCAATAAAAACGAGGAGATCGGAAAGAATGTCGATATGCCACCCCTGTGAAGTAATTCTGGACACGGACACAGCTGTGGCAACAGTACCGAATGTGATAATAAGTATGCCCAACTTGTCAATAATAATTCCCAGGGTTTCGCGCGCATCTTTATGAGAGTTATACTCATCACGAATAGCTGTCATTGTTAATTATCCGGGGTTGGTGTGAACAGGAATAAATATTGGTAATATATAATTATATCGTGAGGTTCATCGATGGGCAAACATGAAACAGTTTTTTTGCTCTTTTCTGTCTTTATAATTTTTGCAAGATAACTGTAATAGAGTATTTCTGCTTATCAAAGATACAGTTGAATGGCTCAAAAAGCGGAAGAGCAGTAAGACTTGATATCGCTTATTGGATTTTTGCCAGTAGTTGCAATATAGTATCCCGTGTATTTCTTTTCTGGTTGAGCATGATAACGAAAGGCCGAAGTCCCTGGGACGTTTTAATGTATCCGGCATAATTATATACACCGGAAAGAGTGCCGGATTTTACCAGGGCGCCTTTTTTTGAGGGGAGAAGGGAGGCGTATTCTTTGAATTGCTCGAGAATATTTATCATAATCAGGCCGGTAGTCTTATTTTTCCGTGAAATACCCGAGCCCTCAACTACAACCATATCGGATTGGTCTATATTCAGGTTTGTCCTGACAAAATTTTCAAAAACAATTTTTGCATTTGCAAAGGTTGCAGGATACCCTTTTTCTTCAGCTCCTATAGTAAGAAAAATCTGGTTGGCGATAAAATTGTTTGAGTATTTAAGTAAACCTTTGAGGATATCGGGCAGTTCCCGGGAGTTATAATGGGTATAATATTTATTCCAGGTTGCCTGTCTATCTGTTTTGGATATTGCCGTAGTGGCTATTGAAATGCTTTCTTTATTGAATATTGCAGCAAAAAGTTCGCCGGCATATTGGAGACAATCCTGCTTATTTACACTTAAATTAATTCGTTCCTTTGTTCCGGCTCCGATTATCGCTGCTCTGCTTCTGGCGAGGGGCGTTAAGGGGGTCTGTTCTTCGGCAGATAAAAGTCGGCCGTTGCGGTCTTTTCTCACATTTATCGTATTGAAATTAGTTACTAAAGCGCCATTGAGTGCATCATAGGGATTTGAGGTCTTTGAAACCCCGGGAATTGTGATAACAGGTTCGAAAGCGGAATGGTCCAGAAGAAGCCTGTTGATGTCCTGTATACCTTTTTGTTTCAGTTCCTTTGCAATCAGGGTGATTTCTTCGGATACGAGATAAGGGTCACCAAATCCTTTAATAATGCAATTATTGTTGTTGTCTTTATAAAACTCGGTTTTAAATCGATAGTCTTTTCCCAGCTTTTCCAGAGCAACATAGGCTGTCAGGATCTTGATAATCGATGCCGGAACAAAAAGTGTATTCGCATTATGCGAAAGAACGGGGGTACCGTCTTCATCGCAAAGAATTACCGCTCCGTTGTCAACTAAGGATACTACATCCTGTATGATTTTTTGGCTATTTTGAGCATGAATCAGCCCTGGTAGAAGTGCGGCGCAAAGACAAACGATCATTATGCGGGTCATCGTACCTCCAGTGTGGTTGGTAACCATTATTTTTCCTCCTTTAAACCAATGAAATAAAAATACTATTGGTGAATGGGAATGATAAGAATTTTGCGGTGATTTTTAAGACGGAAGTAAGGATATAATGAATTTTCCTTTAAAAGTACCAAGCATTTTCCTGAACCATGAATTCGAACCTCTTTTCAATTTCTCTCTGGATAGCACCCTGCGCCAAATTCTATTTTGTGAATGAACCTAGTATGTATTTTTCCGGATTGAGCAACAAATGAATTTCTTACTGTCGTTGGCATGTTGGTTTGCCCCCTTTGCGTTAATCCCCTTAAGCTATCTTTCGTTCCGCTTTGTGCCGAGAAGAAAAATTCGCTATCTAATTTATTTTTTAATCCTTACTGCTCTCTTTTTCTCCGATCTATTCTGGATATCATTTATGAATGATTTTCTCGATCGTGTGGTTATCTTTTTTGTTCTTTTCATGGCGGCGGAATTTTTCTGGCTTTTCAGTTATATTAAGCGGAAACTGGTATTTATCATCTTATTAGCTGGTATGGGGACCTTATATTTTGTGAAAAATATCGAATGGATAACAACGCCCCCCGGCCGGATACATCACTATTGGACATATTCCCTTGCTGATACGCACTCATATAAGGGGAAAACATATTTCATTAAGGAGCGAGACCGGGGGTTCAAAAAAATACCGCACCGGACATTTGAGTTGGGAAAATATCCAGGCGGAATACGATTTTTCGAAAAACATATCGATTATTATTCTACTTCCGAAGGATACTATAATACCGATTTTATTTTCCAGTGGAGACACACCCCTAAGGGAGTTCGGGTAGATATTATCGATGATACCACCGTTGTGTGGACATTGGGGGAGGGATTTAAGGAGACTGCGGGAGTCGACTAAGAGTGAATCATACGGATTACAATCAAGGAGAATTTAATGAAAGAATTTTTTACTCGTCTTGCAATAAGTGCTTTGAGCCTTGGGGTGGCGGCATACGTTGTGCCGGGGATATATGTTAACAATGTTTTAACACTGCTTATTGCTGCATTTTTACTCGGTATCGTCAATGCGATTATCCGCCCGATTCTCATCATACTGACATTGCCCGTTACACTTGTAACGTTGGGCTTTTTTCTCCTGGTGATTAACGCCGCAATGCTGGGGCTTGTTGCCTGGATTCTTCCTGGTTTCGGAGTAAGAAATTTTCTGTCTGCGCTGCTCGGATGGTTAATTCTGAGCATTACCAGTTGGACGGCATCCCACATCTTTTTCAGCAATAATTTAAAGAAGAATGAATAGATGCGGTTTTATCGCTGAAATGTCATTTTACTGCATTTGAAAAAGAAAAAAACATCTCAGGCTGATTCCCGCACAATAAACTTTGTGTGTAACTCTTTATGTTTTATACCGGATTCTCTTCCTTCCAGTTTGTCGACAATCATGTTGATTGCATAATCACCCATTTCGAGCTTGGGTTGACGAACAGTAGTAAGAGTCGGCTCAATGACTTCGGCGGCCGGAAGATCATCAAAACCGACGACAGCCAGTGAATCGGGTACAATTACATTCCGTTTTTTAGCTTCTTTAATAATTCCTATTGCGGTCATATCGCCGGCAGGCACAAAAACAGCGGTTGTTTCAGGCGCCTGTGTTCGAATACGATCGAATATTTCCATACCGTCTCCCACGAGGTCGTCGTTAACCTCGAAGACATAGTTTTCTTTGAATTCAATATCATGCTTCTTCAGGGCATCTTTGTAGCCGTTCAGACGGTCCTGGGTAGGGACATTGGGCTTGTTACAGGTAACACACGCGATATTACTGTGCCCTTTTTCGATAAGATATGATGTGGCATTGTGCGCTCCCTGGGTGTTATTCACAAAAACTGAATCCAG from the Chitinivibrionales bacterium genome contains:
- a CDS encoding LacI family DNA-binding transcriptional regulator — its product is MAVTLKDIAEKAGVTAATVSMVINNKPNISENTRKKVLKIARELNYYPNVIARGLATRKSNAIGVIVPNLASSFVVRILQGIKSTNRDIDYTVQLFDTIGQKESESQLFQRLARERRIDGIILISALVPEEELHVFRDENVPCILVARECDILDSVFVNNTQGAHNATSYLIEKGHSNIACVTCNKPNVPTQDRLNGYKDALKKHDIEFKENYVFEVNDDLVGDGMEIFDRIRTQAPETTAVFVPAGDMTAIGIIKEAKKRNVIVPDSLAVVGFDDLPAAEVIEPTLTTVRQPKLEMGDYAINMIVDKLEGRESGIKHKELHTKFIVRESA
- a CDS encoding penicillin-binding protein 4 — its product is MVTNHTGGTMTRIMIVCLCAALLPGLIHAQNSQKIIQDVVSLVDNGAVILCDEDGTPVLSHNANTLFVPASIIKILTAYVALEKLGKDYRFKTEFYKDNNNNCIIKGFGDPYLVSEEITLIAKELKQKGIQDINRLLLDHSAFEPVITIPGVSKTSNPYDALNGALVTNFNTINVRKDRNGRLLSAEEQTPLTPLARSRAAIIGAGTKERINLSVNKQDCLQYAGELFAAIFNKESISIATTAISKTDRQATWNKYYTHYNSRELPDILKGLLKYSNNFIANQIFLTIGAEEKGYPATFANAKIVFENFVRTNLNIDQSDMVVVEGSGISRKNKTTGLIMINILEQFKEYASLLPSKKGALVKSGTLSGVYNYAGYIKTSQGLRPFVIMLNQKRNTRDTILQLLAKIQ
- a CDS encoding phage holin family protein — translated: MKEFFTRLAISALSLGVAAYVVPGIYVNNVLTLLIAAFLLGIVNAIIRPILIILTLPVTLVTLGFFLLVINAAMLGLVAWILPGFGVRNFLSALLGWLILSITSWTASHIFFSNNLKKNE